One window of Dyadobacter sandarakinus genomic DNA carries:
- a CDS encoding DUF6932 family protein, with the protein MEFDIKGNLMPYEIIYTDLATFKRELVDAFPHSRTRQHIFQNFAGYIEKLTALIGTDFYQWIDGSFVTRKLDPRDIDVVTFVDADVYNKCEQGIQLLRDYNRDHQTGLDEYFVKHYPELHRKNVLYQMDIVQWYTQFCTSRTGARKGFIQLNY; encoded by the coding sequence TTGGAATTTGATATTAAGGGCAATTTGATGCCCTATGAAATTATCTATACGGATCTGGCTACGTTCAAGAGGGAACTGGTCGATGCATTTCCTCATTCCAGGACTAGACAGCATATCTTCCAAAACTTTGCCGGCTATATAGAAAAGCTTACTGCGCTGATTGGGACGGACTTTTACCAGTGGATAGATGGGAGCTTTGTGACCAGAAAATTAGACCCGCGTGACATTGATGTCGTTACCTTTGTTGATGCTGATGTTTATAACAAATGCGAGCAGGGTATTCAGCTGCTGAGAGATTATAACCGTGATCATCAAACAGGTTTGGATGAATACTTTGTAAAACATTATCCTGAACTTCACCGTAAGAATGTTCTTTACCAAATGGATATTGTTCAATGGTATACGCAATTTTGCACGTCCCGAACCGGAGCACGCAAGGGCTTTATACAACTAAATTACTAA